The following are encoded together in the Oncorhynchus masou masou isolate Uvic2021 chromosome 5, UVic_Omas_1.1, whole genome shotgun sequence genome:
- the LOC135540371 gene encoding beta-1,3-galactosyltransferase 6-like — MSLVRVVCRHKTALAIGGVCLFAVVLLFLAKCTSETLKQGQADPPGLAPHAAHSQPRAEHPELPSRPKDLSAFLVVLITTGPKYTERRSIIRSTWLAKKDPEVLAMFVVGTEGLPAEDMQNINTEQGRHKDLLLLPALRDSYENLTLKLLHMYSWLDHNVDFKFVLKADDDTFARLDLLKEELKTKEPSRLYWGFFSGRGRVKTAGKWRESAWELCDYYLPYALGGGYLLSCDLVHYIRINTAYLKVWQSEDVSLGAWLAPVDVKRTHDPRFDTEYKSRGCSNKYMVTHKQSLEDMLEKQQTLQRDGRLCKEEVKLRLSYVYDWSVPPSQCCQRKDGIP; from the exons ATGAGCCTGGTCCGCGTCGTGTGTCGTCACAAGACGGCCCTGGCCATCGGAGGAGTGTGCCTCTTTGCTGTTGTCCTCCTTTTCCTCGCCAAGTGTACCTCTGAGACCCTAAAACAGGGCCAGGCCGACCCTCCAGGCCTAGCACCCCACGCTGCCCACTCCCAGCCCCGAGCAGAGCACCCTGAGCTCCCCTCACGCCCCAAAGACCTCTCGGCCTTCCTGGTGGTCCTCATCACCACAGGACCCAAGTACACAGAGCGCAGGAGCATCATCCGTAGTACCTGGCTGGCTAAGAAGGATCCGGAGGTTCTAGCTATGTTCGTGGTGGGAACCGAGGGTCTGCCCGCAGAGGATATGCAGAACATCAACACAGAGCAGGGGCGGCACAAAGACCTGCTCTTACTCCCCGCGCTGAGAGACTCGTATGAGAACCTGACCCTGAAGCTGCTGCATATGTATTCCTGGCTAGATCACAACGTAGACTTTAAGTTTGTGTTAAAAGCGGACGATGACACTTTTGCTCGTCTGGACCTGTTGAAG GAGGAGCTGAAGACTAAAGAACCCAGCCGGCTGTACTGGGGCTTCTTCTCAGGCCGCGGTCGCGTGAAGACAGCAGGGAAGTGGAGGGAGTCGGCCTGGGAGCTGTGTGACTACTACCTACCCTACGCCCTGGGTGGAGGCTACCTGCTCTCCTGCGACCTCGTACACTACATCCGAATCAACACGGCCTACCTCAAGGTGTGGCAGAGCGAGGACGTGTCACTGGGGGCGTGGCTAGCCCCGGTGGACGTCAAACGGACACACGACCCTCGATTCGACACGGAGTACAAGTCTCGGGGGTGTAGTAATAAATACATGGTGACTCACAAGCAGAGCCTGGAGGATATGTTGGAGAAACAGCAGACGCTGCAGAGAGACGGGAGGCTGTGTAAGGAAGAGGTTAAACTCCGCCTGAGCTACGTGTACGACTGGAGTGTCCCGCCCTCACAGTGCTGCCAGAGGAAGGATGGAATACCCTGA